In Alosa alosa isolate M-15738 ecotype Scorff River chromosome 23, AALO_Geno_1.1, whole genome shotgun sequence, a single window of DNA contains:
- the vegfd gene encoding vascular endothelial growth factor D isoform X1: MWTLLHTLLLLLGFLRLTPAAEDQRNPPLSSQNRWIKEMRSASSLDEVLRLTNYADWKLWRCRLKLKLKNLDSSPLMEDRAPSHRSTRYASPTYSLEILNAIKDEWEKTQCMPRETCVDVATEMGSPTDIFFKPPCVSVFRCNGCCNKEGVACRNTSTTYVNKTLFSVTPFKTSPEPVLVKVANHTECKCLEPPMIRRHTATRTRNWCSLAGQPDVSHRLCDNGLIWDCMEDRCVPYPSQKPVASTNVQRAHCEIDVNRCECIPRDQRPSQPPRN; the protein is encoded by the exons ATGTGGACTCTCCTGCACacgttgctgctgctgttgggcTTCCTGAGGCTGACGCCGGCCGCTGAAGACCAGAGA AACCCCCCCTTATCTTCCCAGAACCGTTGGATCAAGGAGATGCGGTCTGCTTCAAGTCTTGATGAGGTTCTGAGGCTGACTAACTACGCGGACTGGAAGCTGTGGAGATGCCGTCTGAAGCTAAAGCTGAAGAACCTGGACTCGTCTCCGCTGATGGAGGACCGCGCCCCATCACACCGCTCCACCCGCTACGCCTCCCCCACCTACAGCCTGGAGATCCtcaatg CCATCAAGGATGAGTGGGAGAAGACGCAGTGCATGCCCAGGGAGACCTGTGTAGACGTTGCCACGGAGATGGGCTCACCGACAGACATTTTCTTCAAGCCGCCGTGCGTCTCCGTGTTCAGGTGTAACGGCTGCTGCAACAAAGAGGGCGTCGCCTGCCGGAACACCAGCACCACCTACGTCAACAAAACT CTCTTCAGTGTGACCCCCTTCAAAACGTCCCCCGAGCCTGTGCTGGTGAAGGTGGCCAATCACACGGAGTGTAAGTGTCTGGAGCCCCCGATGATCCGTCGGCACACGGCCACCCGCACAAGGAACTG GTGTTCTCTAGCAGGCCAGCCCGACGTCTCCCACAGGCTCTGTGACAACGGGCTGATTTGGGACTGCATGGAGGACCGCTGTGTCCCGTACCCCTCACAAAAACCAG TAGCATCCACCAACGTCCAGAGGGCTCACTGTGAAATCGATGTGAATCGCTGCGAGTGCATTCCGAGAGACCAGCGTCCAAGTCAACCTCCAAGGAATTGA
- the vegfd gene encoding vascular endothelial growth factor D isoform X2, which yields MWTLLHTLLLLLGFLRLTPAAEDQRNPPLSSQNRWIKEMRSASSLDEVLRLTNYADWKLWRCRLKLKLKNLDSSPLMEDRAPSHRSTRYASPTYSLEILNAIKDEWEKTQCMPRETCVDVATEMGSPTDIFFKPPCVSVFRCNGCCNKEGVACRNTSTTYVNKTLFSVTPFKTSPEPVLVKVANHTECKCLEPPMIRRHTATRTRNWCSLAGQPDVSHRLCDNGLIWDCMEDRCVPYPSQKPASTNVQRAHCEIDVNRCECIPRDQRPSQPPRN from the exons ATGTGGACTCTCCTGCACacgttgctgctgctgttgggcTTCCTGAGGCTGACGCCGGCCGCTGAAGACCAGAGA AACCCCCCCTTATCTTCCCAGAACCGTTGGATCAAGGAGATGCGGTCTGCTTCAAGTCTTGATGAGGTTCTGAGGCTGACTAACTACGCGGACTGGAAGCTGTGGAGATGCCGTCTGAAGCTAAAGCTGAAGAACCTGGACTCGTCTCCGCTGATGGAGGACCGCGCCCCATCACACCGCTCCACCCGCTACGCCTCCCCCACCTACAGCCTGGAGATCCtcaatg CCATCAAGGATGAGTGGGAGAAGACGCAGTGCATGCCCAGGGAGACCTGTGTAGACGTTGCCACGGAGATGGGCTCACCGACAGACATTTTCTTCAAGCCGCCGTGCGTCTCCGTGTTCAGGTGTAACGGCTGCTGCAACAAAGAGGGCGTCGCCTGCCGGAACACCAGCACCACCTACGTCAACAAAACT CTCTTCAGTGTGACCCCCTTCAAAACGTCCCCCGAGCCTGTGCTGGTGAAGGTGGCCAATCACACGGAGTGTAAGTGTCTGGAGCCCCCGATGATCCGTCGGCACACGGCCACCCGCACAAGGAACTG GTGTTCTCTAGCAGGCCAGCCCGACGTCTCCCACAGGCTCTGTGACAACGGGCTGATTTGGGACTGCATGGAGGACCGCTGTGTCCCGTACCCCTCACAAAAACCAG CATCCACCAACGTCCAGAGGGCTCACTGTGAAATCGATGTGAATCGCTGCGAGTGCATTCCGAGAGACCAGCGTCCAAGTCAACCTCCAAGGAATTGA